The genomic region CATCTGGGGCTAGTAAGAGATCCGATGGGCGAAACTGTGTATTTTCCAGTTGCCTTGAGAAGCTTCCATGGGAAAAGGTCATTCTTAGGAAATGAGGATTATGTGGCTAAAATCTGTAGTCATTCTAAAGATGACTTCTAATACAAACTTACTAGACAATTTTTCTTTGCTTATGAGGGAAAAACTATTTTCTAATAACATTATGTCTCATGTACAGTTTTCTGGTGGTTTGACTAAATTTTATACCAAAACTTACCTTCCAATTTAGAACCATGGGgttggactgatagcacagtggtagggccttgcacttggcctaGTGGCCTACCCGggccagacccaggtttgatcccccaagtttgccaggagtgagttttaagcacagagccaggagtaacaccagatgtggctcaaaacaaaacaaaaaaccaatttaGAACCATTACTGCTTTTTCACGAATAACTCCAAAAGTAGCACCTAAATCTTGGATTACTGACCAAGAACACTGTACCTCAAAGAAACGCTAGTTGTGGATTACTTGGCTCTGATTTGCAGTGAGGCTGGAACTGCTCTTTCGTGCTTCTGGTTGGCAATCATGAGCCttgttcactttaaaaaaaaaacaaatgagttcCCCCATACAATAGTTCACACAGTCTCCAGTGTTTTACTGGCTATGAAAATGAGTAACAATTGGCCGCTAGCCATACCAgtgccaaaaaccaaagcaattGTTAGTGGCCTCCAGAATTGTACTTATGTCAAACCTTTTAAGGTAGTTCCCTATGGTTTTAACTCCTCTATGTGTTATGCCCAAAATACCTCGCTAGAAGTGGACTTTGGACAAATAGAAGCTACTAGCTGTTTAAACATTTCACAAGTGTCCCCGGACTTAGGGTGCTTACTCCCAGGGCAGGTATGGGTCTGTGGAGGAAACCTAGCCTATTCTTTGCTGCCACAAAATGGAACAGGCGTCTGTATTCCAGCCTTACTCTTGCCTAACATTGATTGATATTATCCCAGGAACAGAACCCAAGTATCAATCTCCTAGGGGGAACCAATGTTCATCGCTCTCGCCAGGCAGTCATGTTTTTgccactcctagtaggcttgggcgTGGTCGGAGGGCTCAGGATGGGGGCCGCAGGACTAGGCATTTCGTTAGATCATTATGACAAGTTATACGAAAAACTTATTTCAGATGTGGAACAAGTGTATAAGTCAATACAAGACTTACAGGACCAGCTTGATTCTTTAGCCCGGGTCATCTTACAAAACAGAAGAGGATTAGATCTTATCCTAGCTGAAAAAGGTGGGCTTTGTGCGGCCCTGCAAGAAGAGTGCTGTTTTTATACCAACATGTCAGGAATAGTGAGGGACAGAATTAGAAATCATCAAGACTTGGCAGAGCGAAGAAAGGAACTTTATGAAAGACTGCTATGGTCCCTGTGGGGAGGAATACTTCCCTATCTAATATCGCTGTTAGGCCCCCTTTTAGGTATATTAATGTTAGTTGCTGTAGGACCCTGCATTATTAACTGACTTACTGCTTTCATTTGCGCCCAAATTGGGGAGGTTAAACTCATGGTACTAAGACAACAATACCAGGAATTATCCCCAAGTGCCGAAGAGTATTtggaaaggcaagtgccttgacgATGATTCTAAGCATAGAATCAGGCACAACTAGAAGTGGGgaatgaaaagaaatagaaaaagctaATATAGTCATTCAGTTGCTTTACTGCCTGCTTACGTTTTTACTTGACCACCCTGCTTGTTTTTCCTTCCTGACCTCCTTATCTGAATACCCTAGATGTGCACAGCTCCCACGTAGGTTGACTTCCTAATCGTATAGTTCCTGCGTAGACTGTCTTCCTTATCTCAGACCCTGGTATGTTTCAGGCGGGCTTTTCTTATCATATGGCCCCTGATGTAGTTCCCTACGTTggtaattttccattttcttctaggTCTGTTTATTCCttaaaaggaaacaatgactaagTGTGGTTTTGCCcttgcttaaaaagtatataagcTGTGTGTTTTAGGGCCTCGGGGTCTTTTGCCTCTGTCTTGTTGCGGACATGCATTAGACCCTGACTGGCCAGAAATAAAGAACTCACTTGAGCATTTGCCTGAGCgtcagtctcttcatttctctgcatcgggcAGCTGGGAACGGGCCTTTTGGGCCTTTCATTTCCTGTCCCCACCCCTCAGTTAGTTGCTATTCCCATGGAAGGACGGACCTTCCACTGATGCAAATGGGTTTGGGTAGCGACTGTCAGCTCTCTGCTCATGGTCCCTGTAGTGAGAGATGTAGGAGACAGATCCCCCAAATGGATGGATACCGTCTGCAGTGCAGGATGAAAATGCTGTGGTAGAGATAGGATGCAGATTCCAGAGGACGGTGCAGGGAGCTAGAGCAGATTCCTTTAAAGCCATTTGTTTTAGGGACTGAGGAGACAGCAGAGCAAGGCAAGGAcccaaccaggttcgatcccaacatcccatagggctcaccccgagcctgccaggagtgattcctgactccTGAGCAACGtcggtgtagcccccaaaacaaacaattctGTTTCCTTGGGCCTGTGATCCTTTTCTAGGACTGGAGAGGGCCCAGGAGGCGAGGAGGGTGCCTGGAGGTGTTGCAGCTGGTCTtgctgggggtcactcctggggcacagaggcaggaggagcCCGTAGATGCTGCAGACGTGGCTTTGTCGAGAGGAGCCAGtagccatgccatgccatgccaccCAGGCACACAGCGTTGTCACTCTGGGGCTGCCTCAAAAGCTtggtcctggggccgggcggtggcgctggaggtaaggtgcctgccttgcctgcgctagcctaggacggaccgcggttcgatcccccggcgtcccatatggtccccatatgttgccaggagcaacttctgagcgcatagccaggagtaacccctgagcgtcacagggtgtggcccaaaaaccaaaaaaaaaaaaaaaaaagcttggtcCTTTTCTCTGCGCCGGCTTTAGGAATCTCCTTCCACACGGTGGACTTTTGGGGTCTCtccagagggagaagggagaccCAAGAGCATCCCAGGACATGCAGCCATATCCACCTGGATAGAGAAGGAAAATGGCGGCTCTGCGCCTGCGCACTACGCCCCCTAGACCGCGCACCGCCCATTAGCCCCGGAAATGTTAAATCCCCATCCCGCAGTTGATCCGGAAACTCTTCGCACagggaatgggaaaaaaaaaaaaaaaaaaccccgcgGCGCCGTTGCCAAGGAAACGCCCCGCCCCTTGTCATAGCTCCGCCTCCAATGGGAACGCTCCGCCCTGCCGTCACTATAAAAACGCTCCGCCCCCGCCGCACAGTCGCAGTCGAGCCGGAAACGCCACTCTCGTCTTCTGCCCCGGAAACGCCTCGCCCCGCGGTCGCCGTGGAAACGCCCCTCCTTAGCATAGCTCCGCCTCCAGAGGGAACGCCCCGCCCCGCCGTCGCTATAGAAACGCCCCGCCCCGCGCCGTGACCCGGATATTCTTTTCCACGCTTCCCCTCTTGCCCCCGCGGTCGCCGTGGAAACGCCCCGCCCCGCGCCGTGACCCGGAAGCGCTCGCGCCGGCCGGCAAGATGGCGGCCACCGTCCCGCTGCGGGGCCCGAGGGGACCGTGGCGCGCGCTGCTCTGGCTGGCGCCGCTCTGCGTCCTGGCGGGCGGCGGTGAGCGTGGGCGGCCGGGCGGGGAGacggcgggcggggcggggcggggcgggccctCCCGCGTCGGGGAGgaaggcctggcctggcctggcctcgcGCGTCACGCCGCCGCCTCCTTCCCccgtccgtccctccctccccttgTCTCCCCCGCAGAGCACTCGCAGCCGCCCGCGCAGTCGCTGAGGGACCCGGGACCCacccgccccgccgccgccgccgccccccggGGCCCAGGTAGGGCCGCGCCCGCCTCCCGCACACGCATGACGCCACACAACACACTGCTCGAAGCCTGAGTCCATGCATGACGCCACACAACACACTGCTCGAAGCCTGAGCCCATGCATGAcgccacacacacatgcatgacgTCACACAACACTGCTCGAAGCCTGAGCCCATGCATGACGCCACAGACACATGCatgacacaacacacacacacacacgaaggacTGCAACTTCCCAGGAGGATGTGTCAGCCCCCCCCCAATGGCCTCATGCTTTATGTGGTGGTTTTGGTTCTCGGACCACACCTGGGGGCgcccaggactcactcctgattgCTAGGGCTCAGGGAACACAGTGGGGTTGCTGGGTGCTCCACCTCGTGCTAGGCAGGCACCCCTCCCTGCTGGTCTCTCACCCCTTCAGCACACTCCCAAAGGGTCTCTTCTTTTGAAAACCACTTCTGGGAGAGCTGGAGCCATAGAATATAGCTCGGAAGGGGCctgctggcctggcctggccttgcacgcagccaaccccccTGCCCCCCCAATCCCCTTCCCCTGAACTTCCACCAAGGgggattcccgagtgcagagccaggaggaacaccctGAGCAACACGGGTGTGCTCCCtctcccccaaagaaagaaaagttagttCTGCTTTGAGATCACAAGGACCCAGTTTCCAACACACCTTTGATGTTCACAGTCACTTTGGGGGCTGTGGGCCATGGAGGGTTTTCTAGGGGAGCCAAAGTAAAGTATCAGTACCCAGTGCTGGCTGtacccccacacacatacacacacacacacacacaccctctgccTTCTGCACAGCTCGGGCTCCGAGCAACCCTACCTGCCCCCTCTCATCTGCAGAGAGCTCTGTACCGCCGCCCTACCTGAACAAGTGCCCCAGCAATGGGCTGTGCAGCCGGCTTCCTGCTGACTGCATGCAGTGTCGGAGCAACTACTCCTGTGTCTACGGGCAGCCTGTCTCCTTCGACTGTTCTGTGAAGCCCGAGGTCATCTGCCTGGTAAGTACCATGGCCACCTGGGGAGTTCTGAACAGACCCCTTTACCCCTAGTGAGACTCAGAAGAAGCTGGCtatccaggctctgagctcagggatcacttctggaggtgcttcagggaccatatcaggttccagggattgaacacggGTCACCTTGCAGAGAGTGaccctttcccctctcccttgCTCTCTATGGGTTTCGGGATTCATGCCAGCGTGTGTTAGCCCTCTGCACATGCCACAATATCTACCTGTTACTCAGAAACTCTGTCACATGGGTATGTTTGTGCCCCCTTTCCAATCGCTGCTGTCCCCATGGGTGACTTTTCTCTGGTCTTTGAGCTGGGGGCAGCAGTGCCCATGGGCTGGGGCTCCTCGTGTCCAAACTGGAGAGCATGTGTGAACCCAACCCTAGTGGCCAGCCCTGTGATCCGAGAGGCCAGGGCAGGTGCCAGGCCACATGTGTCCTCGGAGTGGCCTCCTAGGTTCTGCAGAGCTCCCAGGCAGGACCCCAGCACTGTCCTGTGCAGCCTGAATGATAGCaaagtagtagagcatttgccttgcacataaccaacctggattcaattcctggtgtcatcccataggattccccagcaccacgaggagtgattcctgagtgcagagccaggagtaagctctgggcatagtctggtatggcccaaaaaagcaaacaaacaaacaaaaaaataaacgaaCAGCCCTATTTTCTAGATCATAAAAATCCGAGCACTAGTGACAGAAAAAATAGCTAAGCGAAAGTGATGGGACAGTCATATTAACgtcataaaataatctttatccTTTGATTCTGAATTTTGTCACATCTGGGGGTGTGGTTCCTGTTTTCTGTGATTATAGCATCAGATAAATACATGATTTTTGTTTACTGGTTTCATTTCATGTTCCTCTttacatatgtacacatatatatgtatatgtacattgtACATATAGCCGTTGTAATATTTGGTGTGCTATTCTGCTACTTTGCAGCCAGGTTACAGTTGGTCAGATGTTAGGTTAGATGTTGGGGCTAAAGCGATAGCATGgaggggagggtacttgccttggatgcagctgatctgaggtcaagtcctggcatcccataaggtccctcgtggaccactaggagtgatttcctgagcacacagccatgagtcgtcctgagcaccaccagtgtggcccaaaatgagcAAACCAAATTTGGTGCCATTGGACGGTTTGGGTTGGGGCCACCTGGGCAGGACAGAGAAGCTGCTTCCGCCTCTGTGTTCTGTGGCCCTAGCAGTGCTCGAGGGAGTGTGTGGTTTCAGAGTTGGGACCCTggacaccaccccaccccaccccccatagAGCAGTCTCTGGCTGCACTGATCTTAGTAGGGAGCCGATGGCTGTGTCATGCTGGGTCTGTGTCTGTCCCGTGGCTGCAGGGTCCAGACCTCAGAGTCCAGAAGCACTTTGTCATCAGCCTGACATGCCGGTTCTGCTGGCAGCTGCCGGAGACTGACTACGAGTGCTCTGACTCCACCAGCTGCATGGCCGTGGCCTGTCCGCGCCAGCGCTACCTGTCCAACTGCACCGTGCGCGACCACATCCACTGCCTGGG from Suncus etruscus isolate mSunEtr1 chromosome 11, mSunEtr1.pri.cur, whole genome shotgun sequence harbors:
- the TM2D3 gene encoding TM2 domain-containing protein 3, which produces MAATVPLRGPRGPWRALLWLAPLCVLAGGEHSQPPAQSLRDPGPTRPAAAAAPRGPESSVPPPYLNKCPSNGLCSRLPADCMQCRSNYSCVYGQPVSFDCSVKPEVICLGPDLRVQKHFVISLTCRFCWQLPETDYECSDSTSCMAVACPRQRYLSNCTVRDHIHCLGNRTFPKMRYCNWTGGYKWTTALALSVTLGGFGADRFYLGQWREGLGKLFSFGGLGIWTLLDVLLIGVGYVGPADGSLYI